The proteins below come from a single Ruegeria sp. THAF33 genomic window:
- the puhA gene encoding photosynthetic reaction center subunit H translates to MTQTFFGEFDLASLSIWLFWVFFALLIFYIQRENMREGFPLVDDDGEEAPNQGLFPVPDDKTFKLPHGRGELTVPSGQRGDRDNLALERTNAAGGYPFEPTGNPMVDGVGPAAWAPRRDIPELDGHGHLKLQPMRKLEAFSHAAGRDPRGKPVVTGDNQAVGTVTDMWVDVPEQLVRYLEYELDAEHGGGTRLVPLTMARIWSNRVKVRSIFAEHVKDVPQIADPDQVTLLEEEKISAYYAGGTLYASEARQEPQI, encoded by the coding sequence ATGACCCAGACCTTTTTCGGAGAATTCGACCTCGCCAGCCTGTCGATCTGGCTTTTCTGGGTCTTTTTCGCCCTTCTGATCTTCTACATCCAGCGGGAAAACATGCGCGAGGGCTTTCCTCTGGTCGATGACGACGGTGAGGAAGCGCCCAATCAGGGTCTGTTCCCGGTCCCGGATGACAAGACCTTCAAACTGCCCCACGGGCGCGGAGAGTTGACTGTTCCCAGCGGCCAACGCGGTGATCGCGATAATCTGGCACTGGAACGCACAAACGCCGCTGGAGGGTATCCGTTCGAGCCCACCGGCAACCCGATGGTCGACGGTGTGGGGCCCGCCGCCTGGGCTCCGCGACGCGATATTCCGGAGCTGGACGGCCATGGACACCTCAAACTGCAGCCAATGCGCAAACTTGAGGCATTCTCGCACGCCGCAGGCCGAGACCCGCGCGGCAAACCCGTTGTGACCGGCGACAATCAGGCCGTCGGCACCGTCACCGACATGTGGGTCGACGTACCTGAGCAACTGGTCCGCTATCTCGAATACGAACTGGACGCGGAACATGGCGGCGGCACCCGGTTGGTGCCTTTGACCATGGCGCGCATCTGGTCGAACCGGGTCAAGGTCCGCTCGATCTTTGCCGAGCATGTCAAGGACGTGCCGCAGATCGCGGACCCCGATCAGGTCACCCTGCTCGAGGAAGAGAAAATCAGCGCCTACTACGCCGGCGGCACGCTTTACGCCAGCGAAGCCCGGCAAGAGCCGCAGATCTAA
- the puhB gene encoding photosynthetic complex putative assembly protein PuhB: protein MSHDDFAVEPVPGLPERPPEGEVILWQGRPHWWALAKSSVSVLWVAGYFAVLTLWRFVSVVDLMPLDLAIAASLPFVILGAVTCALLVLFSVIQARCTMYTLTNRRVAMRIGAALTITLNLPYSKIASADLDLRKDGTGTIALTLQGPTRFSYLLCWPHVRPWRFNTQPALRCIPDAENVARIFADAAEAQVSIPRVERTMNPIAAE from the coding sequence ATGTCACATGACGATTTCGCAGTCGAACCGGTGCCGGGCCTACCGGAACGCCCGCCCGAGGGTGAGGTGATCCTTTGGCAGGGTCGCCCGCACTGGTGGGCGCTTGCGAAATCCTCTGTCAGTGTCTTGTGGGTTGCGGGCTATTTTGCGGTCCTGACGCTCTGGCGCTTTGTCTCGGTGGTGGACCTGATGCCACTGGATCTGGCCATTGCTGCGTCGCTGCCCTTCGTGATCCTTGGGGCCGTAACCTGCGCGCTTCTCGTCCTGTTTTCGGTCATTCAGGCCCGGTGCACGATGTACACGCTAACCAACCGTCGCGTAGCCATGCGGATCGGCGCCGCGCTGACCATCACGCTGAACCTGCCATACTCGAAAATCGCCAGCGCAGATCTGGACCTGCGCAAGGATGGCACCGGCACGATTGCCCTTACGCTGCAAGGCCCGACACGATTCAGCTATCTGCTCTGCTGGCCACATGTCCGGCCGTGGCGCTTCAACACCCAGCCTGCACTGCGCTGCATCCCTGATGCCGAAAACGTTGCGCGCATCTTCGCAGATGCCGCCGAGGCGCAGGTCAGCATCCCGCGCGTCGAGCGCACCATGAACCCAATCGCGGCGGAATAG
- the puhC gene encoding photosynthetic complex assembly protein PuhC, which translates to MTDTQTHSQDRELIPRALLRAMGLLVCAVLAIVTYARIADVPLSATPPAAEITHERAMILISDGVSGAVSVMSPEGVVIARLDATQGGFVAGVARVIDRNRAQANLPAHTPVIVTRRANGRLDITDPVTGWSADLMGFGADNASRFARLLDQP; encoded by the coding sequence ATGACCGATACCCAAACCCATAGCCAAGACCGCGAGTTGATCCCGCGCGCGCTGCTTCGGGCAATGGGGCTGTTGGTTTGTGCTGTTCTGGCCATTGTCACCTATGCGCGTATCGCCGATGTGCCACTTTCGGCGACGCCTCCGGCGGCGGAAATCACGCATGAGCGCGCGATGATCCTGATCAGCGATGGCGTCAGCGGTGCCGTCAGCGTGATGTCGCCCGAAGGCGTGGTCATCGCCCGGCTGGACGCCACCCAGGGCGGCTTTGTTGCGGGTGTCGCCCGGGTCATCGACCGCAACCGCGCGCAGGCCAATCTGCCTGCGCACACCCCCGTCATCGTAACGCGCCGCGCCAATGGCCGTCTCGATATCACCGATCCCGTAACGGGATGGAGCGCCGACCTCATGGGGTTTGGTGCCGATAATGCCAGTCGTTTCGCCAGACTTCTGGATCAACCTTGA
- the acsF gene encoding magnesium-protoporphyrin IX monomethyl ester (oxidative) cyclase, producing the protein MNMQSKHTADATTVEEGLAIAAEQDAIYDDEMATETAMQNTLLTPRFYTTDFDELDAIDVSSVREDWDGLIAQMLSDPNKGHFKKNEDWDQIDWDGMDPQLKKEFIDFLISSCTAEFSGCVLYKEMKRRGNNKDITQLFQLMARDEARHAGFINDALREAGLRVNLGFLTQKKKYTYFRPKFIYYATYLSEKIGYARYITIFRHLQANPEHRFHPIFKWFEEWCNDEFSHGEAFALLMKTDPKLTSGVNVLWIKFFLTAVYATMFVRDHQRPAFHEALGVDPDWYAHAVFEKTSELSKQIFPITLDIDDPRWLKNCRALYRANADIAKAKERGGIAGKIAQLWGSLRAGRAFVALYFIPAKKHQVPTKTRLEPCY; encoded by the coding sequence ATGAATATGCAATCCAAACACACCGCCGACGCCACCACGGTCGAAGAGGGCCTGGCCATCGCTGCCGAACAGGACGCAATCTACGACGACGAGATGGCGACCGAGACGGCGATGCAGAACACTCTGCTGACGCCGCGCTTTTACACCACCGACTTTGATGAGCTGGATGCCATTGATGTCTCCTCGGTGCGCGAGGACTGGGACGGGCTGATCGCTCAGATGCTCTCAGACCCGAACAAGGGACACTTCAAGAAGAACGAAGATTGGGACCAGATCGACTGGGACGGCATGGATCCGCAGCTCAAGAAGGAATTCATCGACTTCCTGATCTCGTCCTGCACCGCCGAATTCTCGGGCTGTGTGCTGTACAAAGAAATGAAGCGGCGTGGGAACAACAAGGACATCACCCAGCTGTTCCAACTGATGGCTCGGGATGAGGCGCGCCATGCGGGTTTCATCAACGATGCGCTGCGCGAGGCCGGGTTACGGGTGAATCTGGGCTTCCTGACCCAGAAGAAGAAATACACCTATTTCCGGCCCAAGTTCATCTACTACGCCACCTACCTGTCGGAAAAAATCGGCTACGCCCGCTACATAACTATCTTCCGCCACCTTCAGGCTAACCCCGAACATCGGTTCCACCCGATCTTCAAGTGGTTCGAAGAGTGGTGCAATGACGAGTTCAGCCATGGCGAGGCGTTTGCTTTGCTGATGAAGACCGACCCAAAGCTGACCTCGGGCGTCAATGTGCTGTGGATCAAGTTCTTCCTGACCGCCGTCTACGCGACCATGTTCGTGCGCGACCATCAGCGGCCAGCCTTCCACGAGGCATTGGGCGTCGATCCGGATTGGTATGCCCACGCGGTGTTCGAGAAGACCAGCGAGCTCAGCAAGCAGATCTTCCCGATCACGCTGGATATCGACGATCCACGCTGGCTCAAGAACTGCCGTGCGCTGTATCGGGCCAACGCAGACATTGCCAAGGCGAAGGAGCGCGGTGGCATCGCGGGTAAAATCGCTCAGCTTTGGGGTTCGCTCCGCGCCGGACGCGCCTTTGTCGCGCTGTATTTCATCCCGGCGAAAAAGCATCAGGTTCCGACCAAAACAAGATTGGAGCCCTGCTACTGA
- the puhE gene encoding putative photosynthetic complex assembly protein PuhE translates to MTLAPWIAAPIALFLWWFSTGAILWVVRRSVGGRSRAALWSLPVLIAGLAGFWLSLGDDSTGSIYLGFTSALAIWGWIELAFLCGMITGPNAYPCPADAPFWERFIRAWGTIAYHEMLLVLITIVLALISWSQPNTAGAWCFGILFAARISAKLNLFFGVPKFNAEFLPDHLSHLPSHFRIARMNWFFPISVSLLSVAVALFMARAGHAATDPIKTTQILLASLTGLALLEHWLLVLPLPDAKLWRWMLPDPKPLTMNTEREGRHGI, encoded by the coding sequence ATGACCCTCGCCCCCTGGATCGCCGCGCCCATTGCGCTTTTCCTCTGGTGGTTCTCCACCGGGGCGATCCTGTGGGTGGTCCGCCGCAGCGTGGGAGGGCGCAGCCGCGCGGCGCTGTGGTCCCTGCCCGTGCTCATCGCCGGGCTGGCCGGGTTCTGGCTGTCGCTGGGCGATGACAGCACCGGCTCGATCTATCTGGGTTTCACAAGCGCTTTGGCAATTTGGGGCTGGATCGAACTGGCCTTCCTCTGCGGTATGATCACCGGACCCAACGCCTATCCCTGCCCCGCCGACGCGCCGTTTTGGGAGCGTTTTATCCGCGCCTGGGGCACCATTGCTTATCACGAGATGCTATTGGTCCTGATCACTATCGTGCTGGCGCTGATCAGTTGGAGCCAGCCCAACACCGCCGGCGCTTGGTGCTTCGGCATCCTCTTCGCCGCACGCATCTCAGCCAAGCTGAACCTGTTTTTTGGCGTGCCGAAATTCAATGCCGAGTTTCTGCCAGATCACCTGTCTCATCTGCCCAGCCACTTCCGCATCGCACGGATGAATTGGTTTTTCCCGATTTCCGTATCGCTGCTTTCCGTCGCCGTCGCCCTGTTCATGGCGCGCGCCGGACATGCTGCGACCGACCCTATCAAGACAACGCAAATCTTGTTGGCCAGCCTCACCGGTTTGGCCTTGCTGGAACATTGGTTGCTGGTTCTGCCGTTGCCCGACGCCAAGCTTTGGCGCTGGATGCTGCCGGACCCGAAACCGCTCACCATGAATACCGAAAGGGAGGGACGTCATGGAATTTGA
- the hemA gene encoding 5-aminolevulinate synthase, translated as MEFDKMFNTQLDQLKEEGNYRIFAELERLCGAFPTAKSHVEDSPDKVTVWCSNDYLGMGQNPKVRKVMKDVIDSCGVGAGGTRNISGTNHHHVRLEAELADLHGKEAALVFTSGYVSNWASLSTLGSRLPDAVILSDELNHASMIEGIRHSRAKKVIWKHNDPEDLDRKLAALPVNSTKIVAFESVYSMDGDICPMKEIVEVAEKHGALTYLDEVHAVGLYGPRGGGISEQEGLADRITLIEGTLGKAYGCVGGYVTGSEALCDFLRSFSSGFIFTTALPPAVAAAATTSIRHLKTSNTERMAQRRQVKRLRDKLDAYGIPHMDNPSHIIPVLIKDPVKCRMLSDILMRDYGIYVQPINYPTVPKGTERLRFTPSPLHSDDDIDRLVEALMVLWKQCALAHAVA; from the coding sequence ATGGAATTTGACAAGATGTTCAACACACAGCTGGATCAGCTGAAAGAGGAAGGCAATTACCGGATCTTTGCCGAGCTTGAACGGCTCTGCGGTGCGTTCCCGACCGCGAAATCTCATGTCGAAGACAGCCCCGACAAGGTCACTGTCTGGTGTTCGAACGACTATCTGGGCATGGGTCAGAACCCGAAAGTGCGCAAGGTGATGAAAGATGTCATCGACTCTTGCGGTGTGGGTGCCGGGGGCACCCGCAATATCTCTGGCACGAACCACCATCACGTCCGGCTCGAGGCCGAGCTAGCCGATCTGCATGGTAAAGAGGCCGCGCTGGTCTTTACCTCGGGCTACGTGTCGAACTGGGCGTCGCTGTCGACCCTTGGCAGTCGTCTGCCCGACGCGGTGATCCTGAGCGATGAGCTGAACCACGCCTCGATGATCGAGGGCATTCGCCATTCGCGGGCCAAAAAGGTCATCTGGAAGCACAATGATCCCGAAGACCTCGATCGCAAGCTGGCGGCCCTCCCTGTCAACAGCACCAAGATCGTGGCGTTCGAGTCGGTCTATTCGATGGATGGCGACATCTGTCCGATGAAAGAGATCGTCGAAGTGGCCGAAAAGCACGGCGCTCTGACCTATCTGGATGAGGTTCACGCCGTTGGCCTCTACGGTCCGCGCGGCGGAGGCATTAGCGAACAGGAAGGTCTGGCAGATCGCATCACCCTGATCGAAGGCACCTTGGGCAAGGCTTACGGCTGCGTCGGTGGCTATGTCACCGGGTCCGAGGCGCTGTGCGATTTCCTGCGCAGCTTTTCAAGCGGGTTTATCTTCACAACCGCCCTGCCTCCGGCGGTTGCAGCAGCAGCGACCACCAGCATCCGGCACCTGAAGACCAGCAATACCGAACGCATGGCCCAACGGCGTCAGGTAAAACGTCTGCGTGACAAGCTGGACGCCTATGGCATCCCGCATATGGACAACCCCAGCCACATTATCCCGGTGTTGATCAAGGACCCGGTCAAATGCCGGATGCTGTCCGATATCCTGATGCGCGACTACGGCATCTACGTGCAACCGATCAACTATCCGACTGTCCCGAAAGGAACTGAGCGGTTGCGATTTACACCGTCGCCCTTGCACAGCGATGACGATATCGACCGCCTGGTCGAGGCGTTGATGGTGCTTTGGAAGCAGTGTGCTTTGGCGCACGCGGTTGCCTGA
- a CDS encoding cytochrome c family protein, translated as MKRILSAGAALAAFAGPVFAEGDAEKGAKNFNKCKACHVIVDDAGEEIVKGGKTGPNLYGVVGRTAGTYEGFNYSDSMVAAGEAGLVWEEADFTAYVADPSKFLKEYLDDTSARGKMTFKLRKEDEAANIWAYLNSVGPQT; from the coding sequence ATGAAAAGAATCCTGTCTGCCGGCGCAGCACTGGCAGCTTTCGCGGGTCCCGTTTTTGCCGAGGGGGACGCTGAGAAAGGCGCAAAGAATTTCAATAAATGCAAAGCCTGCCATGTCATTGTCGATGACGCTGGCGAAGAAATTGTAAAAGGCGGCAAGACCGGGCCCAACCTGTATGGTGTCGTGGGCCGGACTGCCGGGACATATGAAGGCTTCAACTACTCGGACTCGATGGTCGCGGCAGGAGAAGCCGGTCTGGTCTGGGAAGAGGCAGACTTTACCGCTTATGTGGCTGATCCGTCCAAATTCCTGAAGGAATACCTCGACGACACCAGCGCGCGTGGAAAAATGACATTTAAACTGCGCAAAGAAGATGAGGCCGCCAACATCTGGGCTTATCTGAACTCGGTCGGCCCTCAGACCTAA
- the dxs gene encoding 1-deoxy-D-xylulose-5-phosphate synthase — MTHPDTPLLDRVAGPADLRMLSDAELAGIAGELRDEVIDIVSETGGHLGSSLGVVELTVALHAVFNTPMDKLIWDVGHQCYPHKVLTGRRDRMRTLRQKNGLSGFTKRSESVFDPFGAAHSSTSISAALGFTIGRDMGMPTGDAIAVIGDGSISAGMAYEALNNAGCEGRRLFVILNDNEMSIAPPVGAMSTYLSRLYASEPLARMQSLSEGFEAAMPPPVRAGMRRARQLVSGLPGAGTLFEELGFDYIGPIDGHDMEQLLPVLRAARARATGPVLIHCVTVKGKGYAPAENSADKYHGVSKFDVSTGAMNKAKANAPSYTSVFGDTLTDEASRDPSIVAVTAAMPAGTGVKTMADRFPGRVFDVGIAEQHAVTFAAGMAASGLKPVCAIYSTFLQRGYDQVVHDVALQGLPVRFAIDRAGLVGADGATHAGAFDLTYLCSLPGFVVMAPSDEAELRHMIATSLSRDEGPSAVRFPRGAGVGVELPERGEILPIGKGRIVREGEDVAILSLGAHLAECMAAAGMLADQGHQPTIADARFAKPIDTELLAELAARHSAIVTVEQGAQGGFSAHVLSHLANSGALDRGLKMRTVTLPDRFIEQAAPSEMYEDAGMTARDIADVVRGLYARETKVISFPAAR, encoded by the coding sequence ATGACACACCCAGACACACCCCTTTTGGATCGCGTTGCCGGCCCTGCTGATCTGCGGATGCTGAGCGATGCGGAATTGGCGGGGATTGCCGGAGAATTAAGAGATGAGGTGATCGACATTGTCTCGGAAACCGGCGGGCATCTGGGGTCTTCGCTGGGCGTGGTTGAGCTGACTGTTGCATTGCATGCTGTGTTTAATACGCCAATGGACAAGCTGATCTGGGATGTAGGTCACCAGTGTTATCCGCATAAGGTGCTGACTGGGCGGCGGGACCGGATGCGGACCTTGCGCCAAAAAAACGGGCTAAGCGGTTTTACCAAACGCTCAGAGTCCGTGTTCGATCCATTCGGAGCAGCGCATAGTTCTACTTCGATCAGCGCAGCGTTAGGGTTCACGATTGGTCGCGATATGGGCATGCCAACAGGGGATGCGATTGCGGTGATAGGTGATGGCTCGATTAGCGCGGGTATGGCTTATGAAGCGCTGAACAACGCGGGTTGTGAAGGGCGGAGGTTATTCGTAATCCTGAATGACAACGAGATGAGCATCGCTCCGCCAGTCGGTGCAATGTCGACCTATCTGTCGCGGCTCTATGCCTCGGAACCTCTGGCACGGATGCAATCCCTGTCCGAAGGGTTCGAGGCCGCCATGCCTCCACCGGTGCGTGCCGGAATGCGCCGGGCGCGACAGCTGGTGTCGGGGCTGCCGGGCGCAGGTACGCTGTTCGAGGAATTGGGTTTCGACTATATCGGTCCCATCGATGGGCATGACATGGAACAGCTCTTGCCCGTGTTGCGCGCCGCGAGGGCGCGCGCGACCGGGCCGGTCCTTATCCACTGCGTGACTGTCAAAGGCAAAGGCTATGCCCCCGCCGAGAATAGCGCAGATAAGTATCATGGCGTGTCCAAGTTCGACGTCTCAACAGGGGCAATGAATAAAGCTAAGGCCAACGCGCCCAGTTATACCTCGGTGTTCGGCGACACCCTGACAGACGAAGCCAGCCGAGATCCGTCTATCGTTGCGGTGACCGCTGCAATGCCGGCCGGGACCGGGGTCAAAACGATGGCTGACCGGTTCCCTGGTCGTGTGTTCGATGTTGGCATCGCCGAACAACACGCCGTCACTTTTGCGGCCGGGATGGCGGCCAGTGGTCTAAAGCCCGTCTGCGCCATTTATTCGACCTTCCTGCAGCGCGGGTATGACCAAGTCGTACATGACGTTGCTTTACAGGGGTTGCCAGTCCGCTTTGCGATTGACCGCGCGGGCCTTGTTGGGGCCGATGGGGCAACCCATGCGGGGGCTTTCGATCTGACCTATCTGTGCAGCCTGCCCGGATTTGTTGTGATGGCCCCATCGGATGAAGCTGAGCTGCGCCACATGATTGCAACCTCGCTATCCCGTGATGAAGGGCCGTCGGCTGTTCGCTTCCCGCGTGGGGCAGGGGTGGGCGTAGAGCTTCCCGAACGCGGAGAGATCCTTCCCATTGGCAAAGGGCGGATCGTTCGCGAGGGCGAAGACGTGGCCATCCTCTCACTGGGCGCACATCTTGCCGAGTGTATGGCGGCGGCAGGTATGCTGGCTGATCAGGGGCACCAACCAACGATTGCAGATGCAAGATTCGCCAAGCCAATCGATACAGAGTTGCTGGCGGAACTGGCTGCCCGCCACAGCGCAATCGTCACAGTGGAACAGGGCGCGCAGGGCGGGTTCAGCGCTCATGTCCTGTCACATCTGGCGAATTCGGGCGCTTTGGATCGTGGCCTGAAGATGCGTACGGTCACGCTGCCCGACAGGTTTATCGAGCAGGCCGCGCCGAGTGAGATGTATGAAGATGCGGGAATGACCGCGCGGGATATCGCAGATGTTGTCCGCGGGCTTTACGCTCGCGAGACAAAGGTCATCTCTTTCCCTGCTGCCCGTTAG
- the pufC gene encoding photosynthetic reaction center cytochrome PufC — protein MFPKWFDEWNKNNPTDVFGPAILVGALGGAIFIAAMLVAFGQPFATKSIQTGPRGTGMSVTEFIRDAERPDPTIEEYLTEEPYPPQPGDVLARDVYENVQVLGDLTEDNFNRLMTAMTFWVSPEQGCAYCHGDGDLETYGEDNLYTKLVSRRMIQMTQNINENWDGHVNANKEVGVNCYTCHRGQNVPSDIWFRITPVVDAMTGWGAVQNRATVQSQSTSLPSDALETYLLDYGIIGVHDLESRVAGSPADEGFRSIQDTERTYSLMNYIDNSLGVNCVFCHNSRAFYDTAEVTPQWATASLGIAMVQELNNDYLVPLGELYPEERLGPIHQDAPKAACRTCHKGYQQPLQGMNMIADWPELTTSEAPEYE, from the coding sequence ATGTTTCCTAAGTGGTTCGATGAGTGGAACAAAAACAACCCAACGGACGTCTTTGGCCCTGCCATTCTTGTCGGCGCGCTGGGCGGCGCGATCTTCATCGCTGCGATGCTGGTGGCCTTCGGCCAGCCCTTTGCTACCAAAAGCATCCAGACCGGCCCGCGTGGGACCGGTATGTCGGTGACAGAATTCATCAGGGATGCCGAACGTCCCGATCCAACAATCGAGGAATACCTGACCGAAGAACCCTATCCCCCGCAGCCTGGAGACGTTCTGGCCCGGGATGTCTACGAAAACGTGCAGGTGCTCGGTGATCTGACTGAAGACAACTTTAATCGCCTGATGACGGCGATGACCTTCTGGGTCTCGCCTGAGCAAGGCTGCGCTTACTGTCATGGCGATGGGGATCTGGAAACCTATGGCGAGGATAATCTCTACACCAAACTGGTTTCCCGACGCATGATCCAGATGACCCAGAACATCAATGAAAACTGGGACGGGCATGTCAACGCCAACAAAGAAGTCGGCGTGAACTGCTATACCTGCCACCGAGGTCAGAACGTGCCCAGCGACATCTGGTTCCGCATCACTCCAGTCGTCGATGCGATGACGGGATGGGGTGCGGTACAGAACCGTGCCACGGTGCAAAGCCAGTCAACATCGCTGCCGTCAGATGCGCTGGAAACCTACCTTCTGGATTACGGGATCATTGGTGTACATGACTTGGAATCCCGCGTTGCAGGATCGCCCGCAGACGAAGGCTTCCGGTCCATTCAGGATACCGAACGCACCTATTCCCTGATGAACTATATCGACAACTCCTTGGGCGTGAATTGCGTGTTTTGCCACAACAGCCGCGCCTTCTACGACACGGCCGAGGTCACCCCGCAATGGGCTACCGCCAGCCTTGGCATCGCAATGGTGCAGGAGTTGAACAATGATTACCTGGTGCCGCTGGGCGAGCTTTACCCGGAAGAGCGACTGGGGCCGATCCATCAGGACGCGCCCAAAGCGGCGTGCCGGACCTGTCACAAGGGCTATCAGCAGCCGCTACAAGGCATGAATATGATCGCGGACTGGCCGGAACTGACAACGTCAGAGGCGCCAGAATACGAATAG
- the pufM gene encoding photosynthetic reaction center subunit M: MIEYQNIFTQVQVQGEPEWGMDDNRRMGRERIGKPFFSKLVGWLGNAQLGPIYLGTFGVVSIATGILWLNIIGLNMLAQVNWSISEFLRQGFWLALEPPSPEYGLTIPPLSDGGWYIIASFFLLVSVLSWWLRTYALAAEHKMGKHVAWAFASAIWLFLVLGLFRPILMGSWSEAVPYGIFPHLDWTTAFSIRYGNLYYNPFHCLSIVFLYGSALLFAMHGATILAVTRFGGDRELEQIVDRGTASERAALFWRWTMGFNATMEGIHRWAWWFAVLTPITGGIGILLTGTVVDNWFIWAQEHNFAPAYDGSYGYEAFGTYEGFLGQEN; the protein is encoded by the coding sequence ATGATTGAGTATCAGAACATTTTTACCCAAGTGCAGGTCCAGGGCGAGCCCGAATGGGGCATGGATGACAACCGCCGGATGGGCCGTGAGCGTATCGGCAAACCGTTCTTCTCGAAACTCGTGGGCTGGCTTGGCAACGCGCAACTTGGGCCGATTTACCTGGGCACCTTCGGTGTTGTCAGCATTGCGACGGGCATCCTGTGGCTCAATATCATCGGTCTGAATATGCTGGCGCAGGTCAACTGGTCTATTTCAGAGTTTCTGCGCCAAGGCTTCTGGTTGGCGCTTGAGCCGCCCAGCCCGGAGTATGGTCTTACAATCCCGCCGTTGAGTGACGGCGGCTGGTATATCATCGCCAGTTTTTTCCTACTGGTCTCGGTCTTGTCCTGGTGGTTGCGCACCTATGCGCTGGCGGCGGAACACAAGATGGGTAAGCACGTGGCCTGGGCCTTTGCGTCAGCCATCTGGCTGTTCCTGGTGCTGGGGCTGTTCCGTCCAATCCTGATGGGGTCTTGGTCCGAAGCGGTACCCTATGGCATCTTCCCGCATCTGGATTGGACCACCGCGTTCTCGATCCGATACGGCAACCTGTATTACAACCCGTTCCACTGCCTCTCGATCGTGTTCCTTTATGGCTCGGCCCTGCTGTTTGCCATGCACGGGGCGACGATCTTGGCGGTTACACGCTTTGGCGGCGACCGCGAGTTGGAGCAGATCGTGGATCGCGGTACCGCCTCGGAACGTGCGGCGCTGTTTTGGCGCTGGACGATGGGATTCAATGCCACGATGGAGGGTATCCACCGCTGGGCCTGGTGGTTTGCGGTGCTTACCCCGATCACCGGTGGAATTGGCATCCTGCTGACCGGCACGGTGGTCGACAACTGGTTCATCTGGGCTCAGGAACACAACTTCGCCCCCGCTTATGACGGATCATACGGATACGAAGCCTTTGGCACGTACGAAGGCTTCCTAGGGCAGGAGAACTGA
- the pufL gene encoding photosynthetic reaction center subunit L: MAMLSFEKKYRVRGGTLIGGDLFDFWFGPFYVGFFGVTTVFFSALGTILIFWGAAMQGTFNPWLINIAPPDLSYGLGMAPLMEGGLWQIITFCAVGAFVSWALREVEISRKLGMGYHVPFAFSFAILAYVTLVVFRPLLMGAWGHGFPYGIFSHLDWVSNTGYAYLHFHYNPAHMLAVTLFFTTTFALALHGALILSAANPEKGEEMKTPDHEDTFFRDFIGYSIGTLGIHRLGFLLAINAVFFSAVCIIISGPVWTKGWPEWWNWWLELPIWPSQAGM, from the coding sequence ATGGCGATGCTGAGTTTTGAAAAGAAATACCGTGTCCGGGGTGGGACGTTGATCGGCGGAGATTTGTTTGATTTCTGGTTCGGCCCGTTCTACGTGGGCTTCTTCGGCGTTACGACCGTTTTCTTTTCTGCACTCGGCACGATCCTGATCTTCTGGGGCGCAGCGATGCAGGGCACGTTCAACCCTTGGCTCATCAACATCGCCCCACCTGACCTGAGCTATGGGCTTGGTATGGCCCCGTTAATGGAAGGCGGGTTGTGGCAGATCATAACCTTCTGCGCGGTGGGCGCGTTCGTCAGTTGGGCTCTGCGCGAGGTCGAAATCAGTCGCAAACTGGGGATGGGTTATCATGTGCCTTTCGCTTTCAGCTTTGCCATTCTGGCTTATGTCACGTTGGTTGTGTTCCGCCCGCTGCTGATGGGCGCGTGGGGGCATGGGTTCCCCTACGGCATCTTTAGCCATCTCGATTGGGTTTCGAACACCGGCTACGCCTATCTGCATTTTCACTACAACCCGGCCCATATGCTGGCCGTGACGCTGTTTTTTACCACCACCTTTGCCCTTGCCCTACACGGCGCGCTGATCTTGTCGGCGGCCAATCCGGAAAAGGGTGAAGAGATGAAAACGCCCGATCATGAAGACACGTTCTTTCGCGATTTCATCGGGTACTCGATCGGGACGCTGGGCATTCACCGTCTCGGATTTCTGTTGGCCATCAACGCGGTTTTCTTCTCGGCCGTGTGCATCATCATCTCGGGGCCCGTATGGACGAAGGGCTGGCCCGAATGGTGGAACTGGTGGCTTGAACTGCCGATCTGGCCCTCGCAGGCGGGGATGTGA
- the pufA gene encoding light-harvesting antenna LH1, alpha subunit, which yields MAKFYKIWLIFDPRRVFVAQGVFLFLLAVMIHLVVLSSGLNWFENAASTAGF from the coding sequence ATGGCAAAATTTTACAAGATTTGGCTGATCTTCGATCCGCGTCGCGTCTTTGTGGCGCAAGGCGTATTCCTCTTCCTGCTCGCCGTCATGATCCATCTCGTAGTGCTTAGCAGCGGTCTCAACTGGTTTGAGAACGCGGCATCAACCGCCGGGTTCTGA